tgcgtcactcgcttcttccggcgagtttccggcgaacttccgtcgatcatccgatgaaccctcggtgatgctcctacggacttccggcaaactcctggactgcgacgatccacttggcaagttccaacgagctcctttggcaagcttctggacttctcagatttgttcctgcagaacctccgacgactgtctgaactttcgtcgagctctcgaactcccaacgtgatcattgtcatgactccggcgcaactcctgctgcatgtctaactttcatcgtagttaatcctgcacacttaaaacaaaacttcgatcgagataattaatcctaagcaatttaaccaagttgtccggcatgtcattggtccctcgacgcttcgtccgattcttcgacgcatcgtcctctcctgcagcctattgcccaatcggccagttgactccgcaactccgatatccttggcacaatacccgctcttcttggcccgatgcccgagtccacggcccgaagccttctgtcgatacgtcgaccgatccaccggcccgacgtccaatcttctgacatgttccttcggcacaacatgattttcctgttttaattgtctcatcctgatcgaagcatcctgcgtcactcaaaacgcagattaaatcataaacatatatcaagtagtttcatcatcaaaatacgagattcaacagaacgtAGATTCATCTGGGATATCATCTTAAATAACTTGGATTAGTGATCAACATATCCTTCTGTGATCACATTATGTTGAAGAATGCATGGTCATATATACAAGGTCTTGTAGGGGATGTAAAGGTCCAACAATAAGAAAGACCACGAGGGAGGAAGGTGGTGTCCTGGCATTAGGAGAACAACATGTGGCTCATTGTTCTTCTAATTAAAGTTAAAAATAATTGATTTAGTCGTTTAAAATTTCTATAAAGTTCGAATATTAATTGATGTTAGATTTTTAAAATCATGATGCATGATATATATTTCGGAATCGGCAATGttgttttaattattttgatatttggaTCAAACTTAACGAAATTCATGCCTCTATATATCATGCTAGATTATTCTtttgtattgatttaattatttcgATGCATGATAAATATTTAATGAATTTTATAACTTTCATGTTTCCTTTGATTTAATTaaattgtttaatatttttatattaactaATATCATGTCTTCGTATAATAAATTAGATTAATTGTAAACTCAATCTTCTATCATGTCAAAACAAAGAGTCTTCGGATGAAGGGCCACTATTGGGTCCGATCTGAACAGACCCTGTCTCGATTTGAGCTCGGGTCTGGCCTGGACCACATCGGACTCGAATTGGATACGTTGACTGACGCGGACCAGACCCGACCCAAAtcgagctatatatatatatatatatatatatatatatatatatattgatgactGGCAACACTTTGACACGTTAGAAGTCCATGGGCCTACAGAAGAATACGTGTGAGCTTCGGTGACGGACTCATTGTGGGCCTCATATGGGCCCCTTGTAGTCGTAGCACTCGTCAAGACCAATTTGGTACCCCTGACCTGCTCACGCCGTTGAAGGCGTCATACTCATTACCGACCCACTTCGTAGCGTTCGTATTCCTTGATCTTGCGATTCCAATCCGCAGGGAGGTTTTGCTGGCGTTCGGTCCAGTCGGGGATGGCAGATAGGCGAAAGCCGCTGGTCCTCTCTTCCACTCGAGCCCTCCTCGATTCTGTTCTTGGTTCCGCCGGATCCCAGGGCGTTGGCGATGGGGCTGTTGGTGCCGAGGGGGAAGCCCGTGGCGCTGCAGACCGGCGCCGGCCGGAGCTGCGATTGCCCGTTGGGATTCTTCGATTTTCTGACAGTGGTGGAGTTGGAAGCGATGAGCTGAAGGAGAATTTCTTCGTGGTGGGGCTTTCTGCATCTGTGCTGAAGAAACTGGCCATAGCGAGTGGATCACTGGTAAGGAAAGAACAAAGAGAAAACGAATTTGATGTTGTAGAACGTGACTTTTGAGTGATTATTTGTTAGTAGGAAAGGAGGGATCTTTTTCTGTTATATTAACTTGAACATTTTGTTGTTGATTTCCGTGTGAGTCGTGATCACTGCTTGCTTGGTTCTGAATGTATACTTTGGTGTGTGCAACTGACCTTGGATTTGTAGTTGAGATTGTCTAGTCAGGGACCTGAAAATCGATTCTTAATTATAATCTGGTTAAATTCTTAGTTGTGCTTGGTTGTATTCCAAGTCGCACGATTTGTTCTGATACTTGTATTGGTTGTAGTTCTTTGTTTTGTTGCTCTACTGTTTGGTTGGTGTATTATGTCAAATTAAAAGCTCCAGTGGTGTTGATgtcctttttatatttatttaaaaaaaacgcAGGAAGAAATGTTGAtgttgttttttttatttatgcaatttgAGATGCTATTCTTAAGCTTTTCTGATGTATTGTGATATCAGATTCTTCTAAAGAACTCTGAGACTAATGTAGGAAGGATCGCCAAAGCTAAAGTTCTTCAACATCCACTTGCTGGAGAGAAATATAGAGGATGTACACAACAAGCTACTTCTGTTTCGAGTTCTCAACGTGTAATGAAATTGTTACCTTCTTTTACATACCCATCAGAGGCTTATTGTCCCTCAGATCAGGAAGTGGCCTATGTTACTCCCTTATTAGCATTTAACCTTGGATTGCATATATCTTGTCTTAAGGTTCTTGTTCGTAGTGGCCAAGAATCTTTGACATCATTGTTTGAAGTGGAAGAGCATAGAGAAGAGAAGGAGACGAATTACCACCCACTATTCATTGACCTTATTGCATGGCCTGACTTGCCTAAATATGCCACTCACCTAAGAATTTCCTTCGTGAAGATCCCTGAATGTGGTTTACTTGGATCTCTTAGAGGAAAATCAGCAACCGAGGAAGGTGATCGTCAAGATATGATTGATTTAGCTTTAAATGAATACTTTAAAGTTGATAAGTTCCTGGCAAGGGGAGATGTTTTCTATATTCGTGTAGATTGGAATTGCAGTTCGGAAATGTGTGTTTTTTGTAACCAGAAGAGCCCAAAAGGGTTGTCCAGTAACATAGTATATTTCAAGGTAATCCTGTGTCACTGTGCTTTCTTTCTTTATATTAGAAGGTAGCTTGTGTTACATTTGAAATAGTAGTAATTATGGCGGAAAACATTTTTTCCAGGTTATGTCCATGGAGCCATCAGATGAGCCCATTCTTTGTGTCAACTGCAATCAAACAGCACTAGTTCTTGGAGGAAGTGCAGCTTCTTCTATTCCTCCAGATAGATTTATTGGCTCTTCCAATGACTTCATGCCTTTGCATGTTGAAACAGTGAAGAAATTGACATCCATTCTTGCACCTGCTATATGTCCTTCGGTCTTATTGTCAAGATTCAGGGTTTCTGTCTTCCTGTCTGGTAATCCAGGTGATTTTCAAGCTCAATCCTCAATTTTCTGGTTTCAGATTTTACTTCTTGATGTGCACCACCTGCATTTATAGGTTCATATGACACATGCTTCATACAGGGTGCGGAAAGCGAACTGTTGTTAGATATGTTGCCCAATGTCTAGGCCTCCATGTTGTTGAATATAGTTGTTATGACCTTACCGAATCCTCAGATAAGAAAGCATCTGctgcacttacaaatgccttcaaATCGGCATCTAGGTATATGTCAAGTTAATGCCTTCTATATTTCAAAGATCGCCTTCAAATCTATGaatttcttttatttctagtgTTGTGTTTACCGGTTGTATTGCTTGCTTGATtcttgtttattttttttctcttaaaaaaaatAACAACAAAGATAGTGATATTTTCCTTTCATTTTGTTGTATAggatttcatttttcatttttaggAATGATCTCATGAATCTGAATTCTTCACAGATATTCACCATGTCTACTTCTGCTTCGCCATTTTGACGTGTTCACCAATTTATCTTCCAGTGAAGGTTCACGATCTGATCAAGTTGGCATTACATCTGAAATTGCATCAGTCATTAGGGAGTTCACAGAGCCACTTTCTGAAAATGAGAATTCTTATCCAGGGAAAATGGCAAATGATGCTTCTGTAAGTTGTTTGTGTATAATTGTTCATGCATTTCTAGTTGGAAATTTGAATTGTTTCTTTGATCGGTTCTGGATGCATGTTTTTCATGTTAGCACATTGGTATTAGGTCAAAATCAGGGACTAATTCTGGCATTTTTTGCTATTCAGTTTCTCGTTGAAGCTGAAAAACTAAACAGCAGGGTGTTCCTAGTTGCGGCTGCTGGCAGTTCTGATGGCCTGCAACCACAAATCAGACGTTGTTTCAGCCATGAAATAAGCATGAGTCCTTTGAACGAGGCACAAAGGATCTCTATGCTGTCTCGGTCACTCAGGGGATCCATCAGGACACTTGATaaggttttttattttcttttgaatcTTTTCTAATGTGCCAATAATCTAGATGTTGAAAAGAGTTGTCTTGCTTGCAGACAATTGGCGATGAGTTTCTAAAAGATATAGTTTCTCAGACATCGGGTTTTATGCCCAGGGATATACATGCTTTAGTTGCAGATGCTGGTGCCAATTTTGTACAAAGAACTCTCACTGATGGTGGCAAATCTGAAAATGGAGATTTCAGTGAGATTACTGCTACAGATCTTGCATCTATTCAAGATGAAGATAACTCACATGACTATGCAAATAAGCACATAGAGAAGGAAGACTTTTCAAAAGCATTGGAAAGATCGAAGAAAAGGAATGCTTCAGCATTGGGTGCACCGAAAGTGAGTCAATCAACTTCAGCCAACAAAGCTTGATTTTGGTTGTTGGGAGATATCTG
The window above is part of the Musa acuminata AAA Group cultivar baxijiao chromosome BXJ2-6, Cavendish_Baxijiao_AAA, whole genome shotgun sequence genome. Proteins encoded here:
- the LOC135615123 gene encoding peroxisomal ATPase PEX6-like isoform X2, translated to MADRRKPLVLSSTRALLDSVLGSAGSQGVGDGAVGAEGEARGAADRRRPELRLPVGILRFSDSGGVGSDELKENFFVVGLSASVLKKLAIASGSLILLKNSETNVGRIAKAKVLQHPLAGEKYRGCTQQATSVSSSQRVMKLLPSFTYPSEAYCPSDQEVAYVTPLLAFNLGLHISCLKVLVRSGQESLTSLFEVEEHREEKETNYHPLFIDLIAWPDLPKYATHLRISFVKIPECGLLGSLRGKSATEEGDRQDMIDLALNEYFKVDKFLARGDVFYIRVDWNCSSEMCVFCNQKSPKGLSSNIVYFKVMSMEPSDEPILCVNCNQTALVLGGSAASSIPPDRFIGSSNDFMPLHVETVKKLTSILAPAICPSVLLSRFRVSVFLSGNPGCGKRTVVRYVAQCLGLHVVEYSCYDLTESSDKKASAALTNAFKSASSEGSRSDQVGITSEIASVIREFTEPLSENENSYPGKMANDASFLVEAEKLNSRVFLVAAAGSSDGLQPQIRRCFSHEISMSPLNEAQRISMLSRSLRGSIRTLDKTIGDEFLKDIVSQTSGFMPRDIHALVADAGANFVQRTLTDGGKSENGDFSEITATDLASIQDEDNSHDYANKHIEKEDFSKALERSKKRNASALGAPKVPNVKWEDVGGLEEVKKSILDTVQLPLLHKDLFSSGLRKRSGVLLYGPPGTGKTLLAKAVATECSLNFLSVKGPELINMYIGESEKNVRDIFQKARAARPCVIFFDELDSLAPARGASGDSGGVMDRVVSQMLAEIDGLNDSSQDLFIIGASNRPDLIDPALLRPGRFDKLLYVGVNTDASYRERVLKALTRKFKLDKNVSLFSVARKCPPNFTGADMYALCADAWFHAAKRKTSSDGSNPTIDDKADSVIVEINDFMKVLGDLAPSLSMDELKKYERLREQFEGPS
- the LOC135615123 gene encoding peroxisomal ATPase PEX6-like isoform X1 — protein: MADRRKPLVLSSTRALLDSVLGSAGSQGVGDGAVGAEGEARGAADRRRPELRLPVGILRFSDSGGVGSDELKENFFVVGLSASVLKKLAIASGSLILLKNSETNVGRIAKAKVLQHPLAGEKYRGCTQQATSVSSSQRVMKLLPSFTYPSEAYCPSDQEVAYVTPLLAFNLGLHISCLKVLVRSGQESLTSLFEVEEHREEKETNYHPLFIDLIAWPDLPKYATHLRISFVKIPECGLLGSLRGKSATEEGDRQDMIDLALNEYFKVDKFLARGDVFYIRVDWNCSSEMCVFCNQKSPKGLSSNIVYFKVMSMEPSDEPILCVNCNQTALVLGGSAASSIPPDRFIGSSNDFMPLHVETVKKLTSILAPAICPSVLLSRFRVSVFLSGNPGCGKRTVVRYVAQCLGLHVVEYSCYDLTESSDKKASAALTNAFKSASRYSPCLLLLRHFDVFTNLSSSEGSRSDQVGITSEIASVIREFTEPLSENENSYPGKMANDASFLVEAEKLNSRVFLVAAAGSSDGLQPQIRRCFSHEISMSPLNEAQRISMLSRSLRGSIRTLDKTIGDEFLKDIVSQTSGFMPRDIHALVADAGANFVQRTLTDGGKSENGDFSEITATDLASIQDEDNSHDYANKHIEKEDFSKALERSKKRNASALGAPKVPNVKWEDVGGLEEVKKSILDTVQLPLLHKDLFSSGLRKRSGVLLYGPPGTGKTLLAKAVATECSLNFLSVKGPELINMYIGESEKNVRDIFQKARAARPCVIFFDELDSLAPARGASGDSGGVMDRVVSQMLAEIDGLNDSSQDLFIIGASNRPDLIDPALLRPGRFDKLLYVGVNTDASYRERVLKALTRKFKLDKNVSLFSVARKCPPNFTGADMYALCADAWFHAAKRKTSSDGSNPTIDDKADSVIVEINDFMKVLGDLAPSLSMDELKKYERLREQFEGPS